The window ATGTCGGCACCAGAAGTCCGCAGAGCATCCTGATGGTGGTAGATTTTCCAGCACCATTGGGACCAAGAAAGCCGAAAACTTCTCCTCTGCCGATTTTCAACGAAATCCTGTCCACTGCGATGAAATCATCGAATTTCCGAGTCAGGTCAGTTACTTCCACAATCGTTTCAGTTTTAGTTACCATTTTTCCCCAACTTACTAACATACTAACTTACAAACTTACCAACCTCTTGCAGTGCACAAACGATGTTATGAAACTTTTCGTTCTGCAACCTGTTTTTCCATGAAATCAATGAAAACATTTTCCAGGTTCGGGATTACCTGACGACTCCCGCTGACAGCGATTTGATTCATTTCTGCAATTTCAGCGATTATTTTTCCAGTCTGTTCAAGATTCCCTGCTACCACATATAGTCTGTCACCCCTTAATTGAAGGCTTCCCGAATCCAGTTCAGTCAGAAGCAAAGATCGTAATCTGCGTGTTTCCGGTGAAATCACTTCCAGGATCAAGTTCATCCTGGACCTGATTTCTGCCACGCTGCCTGAGACCATCAGTCTGCCCTCATGCATCAGGCCAATCCTGTCGCAGCGTTCTGCCTCGTCCAGGTAAACTGTTGACACAAGTACTGTGGTACCTTCCTGTTTTAACCTGACAATGATATTCCAGAAATCCCGGCGTGAAACAGGATCGACTCCATTGGTCGGTTCATCCAGCAAAAGCAGGCGTGGCGCATGGATCAGGGCGCAGCAGAGGGACAGCTTCTGCTTCATGCCTCCAGACAGATTCCGCGCCAGGCGGTCCCTGAAGCGATACAGGTCCGTCAGTTCCAGCAGTTCCCTGACTTTGCCGCTCTGTTCCGATCCGGGAATCGAGAAAATATCGGCAAAAAAGCCGATATTTTCTGCTACGCTCAGATCAGGGTAAAGTCCGAATCTCTGGCTGACATATCCCACCAGTTCCTGGATTTTTTCCCATTCGCTGGAAAGTTTGAATCCGCTGATACAGGCTTCGCCGCTGTCGGGCGTCAGCACTCCGGCAAGCATCCTGATCAGTGTGGTCTTCCCTGCTCCGTCCGGGCCGAGCAACCCGAAAACTTCCCCAGTCCCGCATTCCAGACAGAAATCCTCGACTGCCCTGGTCGCATCAAAGCGCTTGCACAAAGATTCTATCTTAAGAACATTCATCTTCTATCAGGAGAAAATTCCACATCAACCGGCATGCCTGGTTTCAATTCCTGGCCCTGATTCGGTATCTTCACCTTGATCCTGAACACAAGCTTGACCCGCTCTTCCTGGGTCTGGATGCTCTTTGGCGTGAATTCGGCTGAAGGTGAAATGTAGGCAACTGTTCCCTGAAAAACTTTCCCTGGATATGAGTCGCATCTAATGAGCATTTCCTGACCAAGCCTGACTTTCCCGAGCATTGTTTCCGGTATGTATACTCTGGCCCAGGTGTCGCTGAAATCAAGCAGGGAAACCACAGGCGATCCGGTATTGACATTCTCGCCTGTTTCCACGAA is drawn from Candidatus Wallbacteria bacterium and contains these coding sequences:
- a CDS encoding ABC transporter ATP-binding protein; its protein translation is MCKRFDATRAVEDFCLECGTGEVFGLLGPDGAGKTTLIRMLAGVLTPDSGEACISGFKLSSEWEKIQELVGYVSQRFGLYPDLSVAENIGFFADIFSIPGSEQSGKVRELLELTDLYRFRDRLARNLSGGMKQKLSLCCALIHAPRLLLLDEPTNGVDPVSRRDFWNIIVRLKQEGTTVLVSTVYLDEAERCDRIGLMHEGRLMVSGSVAEIRSRMNLILEVISPETRRLRSLLLTELDSGSLQLRGDRLYVVAGNLEQTGKIIAEIAEMNQIAVSGSRQVIPNLENVFIDFMEKQVAERKVS